In one Rhodothermales bacterium genomic region, the following are encoded:
- the gcvT gene encoding glycine cleavage system aminomethyltransferase GcvT: MQTEELRTTPLHAEHIALGARMMPFGGFDMPVQYSGIIDEHMAVREAAGLFDVSHMGEVMVTGPEALAFVQHLVTNDASKLYDGRAMYAAMCMPDGGIVDDLIVYRLNEARYLLVINASNIEKDLRWMRENNPMQAQITDISDKTALLAIQGPAATGIVRRLMHGALPDIAYYHAVEPSPDDFLGLEGVILSHTGYTGEPGLEIYCRTEDAVTIWRALLKEGAADGIKPAGLGARDTLRLESGYCLYGNDIDATTTTLEAGLGWITKLDKPDFIGAEALRRQKAAGIPRRLIGFVMEERSVPRHGYPILNEQGEEIGLVTSGTQSPLLGAGIGMGYVVNDPAYTTPGAVIAVAVREKPRRAVVKKPPFHKN; encoded by the coding sequence ATGCAGACAGAAGAGCTTCGTACAACGCCGCTCCATGCGGAGCACATCGCGCTCGGCGCCCGGATGATGCCGTTCGGCGGATTCGACATGCCCGTCCAGTACAGCGGCATCATCGATGAACACATGGCCGTTCGCGAGGCAGCCGGCCTGTTCGACGTCAGCCACATGGGCGAGGTGATGGTCACCGGCCCGGAAGCCCTGGCCTTCGTCCAGCACCTGGTCACGAACGACGCGAGCAAGCTGTACGACGGCCGCGCCATGTATGCCGCGATGTGCATGCCCGACGGCGGCATCGTGGACGACCTGATCGTCTACCGCCTCAACGAGGCGCGGTACCTGCTGGTGATCAATGCCTCCAACATCGAGAAGGATCTCCGCTGGATGCGGGAAAACAACCCGATGCAGGCGCAGATCACCGATATCTCAGATAAAACCGCGCTCCTGGCCATCCAGGGGCCGGCGGCGACGGGCATCGTGCGCCGGCTGATGCACGGCGCCCTGCCGGACATCGCGTATTACCACGCCGTCGAGCCGTCGCCGGACGATTTTCTCGGGCTCGAGGGCGTCATCCTCTCGCACACCGGCTATACCGGCGAGCCCGGTCTGGAGATTTACTGCCGTACCGAAGACGCCGTCACGATCTGGCGCGCCCTGCTCAAGGAAGGCGCGGCGGACGGCATCAAGCCGGCCGGGCTCGGCGCGCGCGACACCCTGCGGCTCGAATCCGGATACTGCCTCTACGGCAACGACATCGATGCGACGACGACGACGCTCGAAGCCGGCCTCGGCTGGATCACCAAGCTGGACAAGCCCGACTTTATCGGCGCGGAGGCGCTGCGCCGGCAGAAGGCCGCCGGCATCCCCCGCCGGCTGATAGGATTTGTGATGGAGGAACGGAGCGTCCCCCGTCACGGTTACCCTATTCTGAACGAACAGGGCGAAGAAATCGGTCTGGTCACGAGCGGCACGCAATCGCCGCTGCTCGGCGCCGGAATCGGTATGGGATATGTCGTCAACGATCCCGCGTATACGACGCCGGGAGCTGTCATCGCGGTCGCGGTGCGCGAAAAACCGCGCCGCGCCGTCGTCAAAAAGCCCCCATTCCATAAAAACTGA
- a CDS encoding prephenate dehydrogenase translates to MIQKIAILGLGLIGGSLSLALRKHRSDLHLTGFDTPAVLDEARRRNVVDVGLGSPTEAVADADLVVLATPLGPLMSLLETIAPALKPGALVTDVGSVKGPVLARAGEVLPEHCVFIGGHPMAGSEKNGVAHADPFLFENATYVLCPPEPISETDIARDYPDFLAVLGATGARILVMDAARHDRIAAAVSHLPQLLSVTLMNFVGDLHEDDGGVLRLAAGGFRDMTRIASSSFDMWRDILVANEGPILDMLGGFAAALQKTRNRVFSEDMDAMRQFFADARARRDTIPKTTKGFLHPLADVYVYAEDKPGFLFHLTRVLHEASVNIKDLELLKIREGIEGVFRIGFADQPTAETAMGALGRAGYTTFQM, encoded by the coding sequence ATGATCCAGAAGATAGCAATTCTCGGGCTGGGGCTTATCGGAGGTTCGCTGAGTCTCGCCCTGCGAAAGCATCGGAGCGATTTGCATCTCACCGGCTTCGATACGCCGGCCGTGCTGGACGAGGCGCGTCGCCGCAACGTGGTCGATGTCGGCCTCGGTTCGCCTACCGAGGCGGTCGCCGATGCCGACCTGGTCGTGCTGGCGACACCCCTGGGGCCCCTGATGAGCCTGCTGGAGACCATCGCGCCGGCGCTGAAGCCCGGCGCCCTCGTCACCGATGTCGGCTCGGTGAAAGGCCCCGTCCTGGCCCGCGCCGGCGAGGTGTTGCCCGAACACTGCGTGTTCATCGGCGGCCATCCCATGGCCGGCTCGGAGAAAAACGGCGTGGCTCATGCCGATCCGTTCCTCTTCGAGAACGCCACCTACGTCCTCTGCCCGCCCGAGCCGATCTCGGAAACCGACATCGCGCGGGACTACCCCGATTTTCTCGCCGTTCTCGGTGCGACGGGTGCGCGGATCCTGGTGATGGACGCGGCCCGGCACGACCGGATCGCGGCGGCCGTCAGCCACCTGCCCCAGCTCCTGTCCGTCACCCTCATGAACTTTGTCGGCGATCTCCACGAGGACGATGGCGGCGTGCTGCGCCTCGCCGCCGGCGGATTTCGCGACATGACACGTATTGCTTCGTCCTCGTTCGACATGTGGCGGGACATTCTCGTCGCCAACGAGGGGCCGATCCTCGACATGCTCGGCGGCTTCGCCGCCGCCCTCCAGAAAACCCGAAACCGGGTCTTCAGCGAGGATATGGACGCCATGCGTCAGTTTTTCGCCGATGCCCGGGCCCGCCGCGACACGATCCCGAAGACGACCAAGGGCTTTTTGCATCCTCTGGCGGACGTGTACGTCTACGCCGAGGACAAACCCGGCTTCCTCTTTCATCTGACGCGCGTGCTCCACGAAGCCAGTGTCAACATCAAGGATCTGGAGCTGCTCAAGATCCGCGAGGGCATCGAGGGTGTATTCCGCATCGGCTTCGCCGATCAGCCGACGGCCGAGACGGCCATGGGCGCGCTGGGCCGGGCCGGCTACACGACCTTCCAGATGTAA
- a CDS encoding rhomboid family intramembrane serine protease, with translation MLFPIGDDNRKIQGPAWVSMTLLAANIAVFVFLQGCGANETFTYGYSVIPYEIVTGQDLVQPQTVPAGGGEYAIIPQAPGPFPIFLTILTAMFMHGGLGHIGGNMLYLWIFGDNVEHRFGALPFLALYLACGVAATIAQILLDPTSVIPNLGASGAISGVLGAYMVLFPRNKVHALFFYTVVSVPAVLAIGLWIAMQLISGWGSIVNQSAVGGVAYGAHIGGFVAGVLLALVMRGFIREEPDNPFQKYAVYDRSRRLW, from the coding sequence ATGCTTTTTCCCATTGGCGATGACAATCGCAAGATTCAGGGGCCGGCCTGGGTGAGCATGACGCTCCTCGCCGCCAACATCGCGGTATTTGTGTTTCTGCAGGGTTGCGGGGCGAACGAGACCTTCACGTATGGATACAGCGTGATCCCGTATGAGATCGTCACGGGGCAGGATCTGGTGCAGCCGCAGACCGTGCCCGCCGGCGGAGGCGAATACGCCATCATCCCGCAGGCGCCCGGTCCGTTCCCGATCTTTCTGACCATTCTGACCGCCATGTTCATGCATGGCGGCCTGGGGCATATCGGAGGCAACATGCTGTATCTGTGGATTTTTGGGGACAACGTCGAGCACCGGTTCGGCGCGTTGCCGTTTCTGGCGCTCTACCTGGCATGCGGGGTCGCGGCGACGATCGCCCAGATCCTGCTGGACCCTACCAGTGTGATCCCCAACCTGGGGGCCTCCGGCGCCATCTCGGGCGTGCTGGGGGCCTACATGGTGCTCTTTCCCCGAAACAAGGTCCACGCCCTGTTTTTCTATACCGTCGTCTCGGTGCCGGCCGTGCTGGCGATCGGGTTGTGGATCGCCATGCAACTGATCAGTGGATGGGGCTCGATCGTAAATCAAAGCGCCGTAGGCGGGGTTGCCTACGGCGCTCATATCGGCGGATTCGTTGCCGGCGTGTTGCTCGCGCTCGTGATGCGCGGCTTCATCCGGGAAGAGCCGGACAATCCGTTCCAGAAGTACGCAGTCTACGACCGTTCGCGTCGCCTCTGGTAG
- a CDS encoding ATP-dependent Clp protease ATP-binding subunit — translation MEGNFSNRVRDVISYSREEAIRLGHDYIGTEHLLLGIIREGEGIAVKILRNLGCDLFKLKKAIEDTVRSTGGTLTVGNIPLTKQAEKVLKITYLEAKLYKSDVIGTEHLLLSLLRDDENIAAQILQQGFSITYDAVRAELDSIISGKASSSSGSRSGGLSSSGYGKERSKMEKSKTPVLDNFGRDLTKLAEESKLDPIVGREREIERVAQVLSRRKKNNPVLIGEPGVGKTAIAEGLAMRIIQRKVSRVLYDKRIVTLDLAALVAGTKYRGQFEERMKAVMNELEKSPDVILFIDELHTIVGAGGASGSLDASNMFKPALARGEIQCIGATTLDEYRQYIEKDGALDRRFQKIIVDPSTPEETVHILHNIKDKYEEHHNVRYSDEAIDLAVQLSDRYITDRFLPDKAIDVMDEAGARVHLSNIRVPKEIVTIEEQIEKIREEKNRVVKSQRFEEAARLRDTEKKLQEELEEAKREWERKAETEVHDVSKKSIAEVVAMMTGIPVDKISEPESAKLLNMEEELKARVIGQDEPITKLSRAIRRTRAGLKDPKRPIGSFIFLGPTGVGKTELAKVLTEYLFDSQDSLIRIDMSEYMEKFSVSRLVGAPPGYVGYEEGGQLTEKVRRKPYSVVLLDEIEKAHPDVFNILLQVLDDGILTDGLGRRVDFRNTIIIMTSNIGARDIKNLGKGIGFAASDAGSDFNYSALKSTVEDALKKVFNPEFLNRIDDVIVFHPLEKQHIYRIIDLMANDLFQRARDVGIEVVLERSAMDFMAEKGYDAKFGARPLRRSLQKYVEDPMAEAILGNNLAAGDKILITYDTEKDPGTLSFETTKGTKPKESRSTKKGTKGSKDENTEESPSKAEESAE, via the coding sequence ATGGAAGGGAATTTCTCAAACCGCGTTCGCGACGTCATCTCCTACAGCAGAGAAGAAGCGATTCGGCTCGGGCACGATTATATCGGCACCGAGCATCTTCTGCTCGGCATCATTCGGGAGGGCGAAGGTATTGCGGTCAAGATTCTGCGCAATCTTGGGTGCGACCTGTTCAAACTCAAAAAAGCCATAGAGGACACCGTCCGCAGCACGGGCGGTACGCTGACGGTGGGCAACATCCCGCTTACCAAGCAGGCTGAAAAAGTATTAAAGATTACGTACCTGGAAGCCAAACTCTACAAGAGCGACGTCATTGGAACGGAACACCTCTTGCTGAGCCTCCTGAGGGACGATGAAAACATCGCCGCCCAGATTTTGCAACAGGGCTTCTCGATCACGTACGATGCCGTACGCGCTGAGCTCGACTCGATCATCAGCGGTAAAGCCTCGTCGTCTTCCGGAAGCCGATCAGGAGGCCTCTCGTCCTCCGGATACGGAAAAGAGCGTAGTAAAATGGAAAAGAGCAAAACACCTGTTCTCGACAACTTCGGCCGCGATCTGACCAAGCTGGCCGAAGAAAGCAAGCTCGACCCCATTGTCGGACGTGAGCGCGAAATCGAGCGCGTGGCTCAGGTGCTGAGCCGCCGCAAAAAGAACAACCCGGTGCTCATCGGTGAACCCGGCGTCGGCAAGACGGCGATCGCCGAGGGACTGGCCATGCGCATCATCCAGCGCAAGGTGAGCCGGGTGCTCTACGACAAGCGCATCGTCACGCTCGACCTGGCCGCCCTCGTGGCCGGCACGAAATATCGTGGCCAGTTCGAGGAGCGGATGAAAGCCGTCATGAACGAGCTCGAAAAGAGCCCGGACGTCATCCTCTTCATCGACGAGCTCCACACGATCGTCGGCGCCGGCGGCGCCTCGGGCAGCCTGGACGCCTCGAACATGTTCAAGCCGGCCCTCGCCCGCGGCGAGATCCAGTGCATCGGCGCGACGACCCTCGATGAGTACCGGCAGTACATCGAGAAGGACGGCGCGCTCGACCGCCGCTTCCAGAAAATCATCGTCGATCCTTCCACCCCGGAAGAGACCGTCCACATCCTGCACAACATCAAGGACAAGTACGAGGAGCACCACAACGTGCGCTACTCGGACGAAGCCATCGATCTGGCCGTGCAGCTGAGCGACCGGTATATCACCGACCGCTTCCTGCCGGACAAAGCGATCGACGTGATGGACGAAGCCGGCGCGCGCGTCCATCTCTCCAACATCCGGGTCCCGAAAGAAATCGTGACCATCGAGGAGCAGATCGAGAAGATCCGCGAGGAAAAGAACCGCGTCGTGAAGAGCCAGCGCTTCGAGGAAGCCGCCCGCCTGCGCGATACGGAGAAAAAACTCCAGGAAGAACTCGAAGAAGCGAAGCGGGAATGGGAGCGCAAGGCGGAAACCGAAGTCCACGACGTTTCCAAAAAGAGCATCGCGGAAGTCGTCGCCATGATGACCGGCATCCCGGTCGACAAGATCTCCGAGCCGGAAAGCGCCAAGCTCCTCAACATGGAGGAGGAGTTGAAAGCGCGCGTGATCGGGCAGGACGAGCCGATCACCAAGCTCTCCCGCGCCATCCGCCGCACCCGCGCCGGCCTCAAGGATCCCAAACGGCCCATCGGCTCGTTTATCTTCCTCGGCCCGACCGGCGTCGGTAAAACCGAACTCGCCAAGGTGCTCACCGAGTACCTGTTCGACTCCCAGGATTCGCTTATCCGGATCGACATGAGCGAGTACATGGAGAAGTTTTCGGTCAGCCGCCTGGTCGGCGCGCCTCCGGGATACGTCGGCTACGAGGAAGGCGGCCAGCTCACGGAAAAGGTCCGCCGCAAACCGTATTCGGTCGTCCTGCTCGACGAAATCGAGAAGGCGCACCCGGACGTGTTCAACATCCTGCTCCAGGTGCTCGATGACGGCATCCTGACCGACGGCCTCGGCCGGCGGGTCGACTTCCGGAACACGATCATCATCATGACCTCGAACATCGGGGCGCGGGATATCAAGAACCTGGGCAAGGGCATCGGCTTCGCGGCCTCGGATGCCGGCTCCGATTTCAACTACTCCGCGCTCAAGAGCACGGTCGAGGACGCCCTCAAGAAGGTGTTCAACCCCGAGTTCCTGAACCGCATCGACGACGTGATCGTCTTCCATCCGCTGGAGAAGCAGCACATCTATCGGATCATCGATCTGATGGCGAACGACCTCTTCCAGCGCGCCCGCGACGTGGGCATCGAAGTCGTGCTCGAACGGTCGGCGATGGACTTCATGGCCGAGAAAGGGTACGACGCCAAGTTCGGCGCCCGCCCGCTCCGCCGGTCCCTCCAGAAATACGTGGAAGATCCGATGGCCGAAGCGATCCTGGGCAACAACCTGGCCGCCGGCGACAAGATCTTGATCACCTACGATACGGAGAAGGACCCCGGCACCCTGTCGTTCGAGACCACGAAAGGCACGAAGCCGAAGGAGTCGCGCAGCACCAAGAAGGGCACGAAGGGCTCCAAGGACGAAAACACGGAAGAATCGCCTTCCAAAGCTGAGGAAAGCGCCGAATAA
- a CDS encoding iron-sulfur cluster assembly accessory protein, which yields MHETETLARPDAPVSLSPRAAEEIKKIISTKEIPDGFGLRIGVRGGGCSGMSYVLGFDKKREHDLSFAHEDIVIYIDKRQGLYLFGTTVDYHDGLSARGFTFNNPNATSTCGCGSSFAA from the coding sequence ATGCACGAGACGGAAACGCTGGCGCGGCCTGACGCTCCTGTTTCATTGAGCCCCCGAGCCGCTGAGGAGATCAAGAAGATCATCTCCACCAAAGAAATCCCGGATGGCTTCGGCCTGCGGATCGGCGTCCGCGGCGGGGGGTGTTCCGGGATGAGTTATGTCCTCGGATTCGATAAGAAACGCGAGCACGATCTGTCATTCGCGCACGAAGACATCGTGATCTACATCGACAAACGACAGGGCCTGTACCTGTTCGGAACGACGGTGGACTATCACGACGGCCTGAGCGCGCGCGGGTTTACGTTTAATAACCCGAATGCCACGTCGACCTGCGGTTGTGGCTCCAGTTTTGCTGCATAG
- a CDS encoding lamin tail domain-containing protein, whose amino-acid sequence MPHLMLLLILLLAGAPPAAVPSWRETFADGDLRRDPAWTGDTTRWMLAPAGADWMLLSAGPEASDTLALETASTAAYGAWTISAGYAGGPLSNFNLSRIYLMAEAGGALDEASSYFIQIGSNDHDVRLYRAASGIRTLLGQSAPDYLDGDTARLALRVERRRGAGWQVFDGGVLLFEAPDAGDVPAARFGLWVKHTRARGGDFFFDDIAVEGDAGPPPPPALEPGALVINEIHFAPTPSAGEFVELYNRSARPINLRGLTLADDRDEPALIALNDLWIEPDAYRVLVRDSVVFRDRYPGVPAVTMPDWPSLNNDADVVTLYAGATPIDAVAYEAGWGLPGVSLERRDPGGPAWLPGNWGASVDPDGATPGRRNSRFEPDRTAPALLLAEWDAEEQVTTYWSEPVAVASVSSDRFRIGPASPQRLAFIGPDVIRLVFTGPPAGDRLRVSRVTDLTGNDTGDLDAPLARAPAPGELALNEILYEPRADPFDNRADQPEYAEIVNRSSDWLSLRRIELAGPEDEQGAADTLRHEAPPTALAPGALAIWYAGREGDLAGAFPSLPAPHLAPRLSVDAATLGFGNSGDTIRLLADGALIDAVTYRPDWHYPLLAETRGIALERRWRDAPNDLAASWSSSVDPEGGTPGRPNSIAQEQASGSPPAEGLTVAPSPFSPDGDGHDDAALLRVASLEAPAVVRARIFDSEGNAVRRLDTARLAGFDTTLAWDGRDDAGEVVRIGLYIALVDVFYADRRAGRTYKAPVIVARPLGK is encoded by the coding sequence ATGCCGCATCTGATGTTGCTCCTCATCCTCCTCCTCGCCGGCGCGCCGCCGGCAGCCGTCCCGTCGTGGCGCGAAACGTTTGCGGACGGCGACCTTCGTCGCGACCCGGCGTGGACGGGCGACACGACCCGCTGGATGCTGGCGCCGGCGGGGGCGGACTGGATGCTCCTCAGCGCAGGACCGGAGGCGTCGGACACCCTCGCGCTCGAAACCGCGTCGACCGCGGCCTACGGCGCCTGGACCATCTCGGCCGGTTATGCCGGCGGCCCGCTCAGCAATTTCAACCTGTCGCGGATATACCTGATGGCGGAGGCCGGCGGCGCGCTGGATGAAGCCTCCAGCTACTTCATCCAGATCGGCAGCAACGACCATGACGTCCGCCTCTACCGCGCGGCATCGGGAATCCGGACGCTGCTGGGACAAAGCGCGCCGGACTACCTCGACGGCGACACGGCCCGGCTCGCGCTCCGGGTGGAGCGGCGGCGCGGCGCCGGCTGGCAGGTGTTCGACGGCGGCGTCCTGCTGTTCGAGGCCCCCGACGCCGGCGACGTGCCAGCGGCACGCTTCGGGCTCTGGGTGAAGCACACCCGCGCCCGGGGCGGCGACTTCTTCTTCGACGACATCGCCGTCGAGGGCGATGCCGGACCGCCTCCGCCGCCCGCACTGGAGCCCGGCGCCCTCGTCATCAACGAGATCCACTTCGCCCCGACGCCGTCCGCGGGCGAGTTTGTCGAGCTCTACAACCGATCCGCCCGGCCGATCAACCTGCGCGGCCTCACCCTGGCCGACGATCGGGACGAGCCGGCGCTCATTGCGCTGAACGACCTGTGGATCGAGCCGGATGCCTACCGCGTCCTCGTCCGCGACTCCGTCGTGTTTCGCGACCGATATCCCGGCGTCCCGGCCGTGACGATGCCGGACTGGCCGTCGCTCAACAACGACGCGGATGTCGTCACGCTGTACGCCGGAGCGACGCCCATCGACGCGGTCGCCTACGAGGCCGGCTGGGGGCTGCCGGGCGTCTCGCTGGAGCGGCGCGATCCGGGGGGGCCGGCCTGGCTCCCGGGCAACTGGGGCGCCTCCGTCGATCCCGACGGCGCGACGCCCGGCCGGCGGAACAGCCGCTTCGAACCGGACCGCACCGCCCCCGCCCTGCTGCTGGCCGAGTGGGACGCGGAGGAGCAGGTCACGACCTACTGGAGCGAACCCGTCGCGGTGGCCTCGGTGTCGAGCGATCGGTTCCGGATCGGTCCGGCCTCCCCGCAGCGGCTGGCGTTCATCGGGCCGGACGTCATCCGGCTGGTGTTCACCGGCCCGCCGGCAGGCGATAGGCTTCGCGTCTCCAGGGTGACGGATCTGACCGGGAACGACACCGGCGACCTGGACGCCCCGCTCGCCCGTGCGCCCGCGCCCGGAGAACTCGCCCTCAATGAAATCCTCTACGAGCCGCGCGCGGACCCCTTCGACAACCGGGCCGATCAGCCCGAATATGCCGAGATCGTGAATCGATCAAGCGACTGGCTCAGCCTGCGCCGGATCGAACTGGCCGGCCCCGAGGACGAACAGGGTGCGGCGGACACCCTGCGTCACGAAGCCCCGCCGACGGCGCTCGCGCCCGGCGCCCTGGCGATCTGGTATGCGGGCCGCGAAGGCGATCTCGCCGGCGCCTTCCCCTCCCTGCCGGCTCCTCACCTCGCGCCGCGCCTCTCGGTCGACGCCGCCACGCTGGGTTTCGGCAACAGCGGCGACACGATCCGCTTGCTGGCGGACGGTGCGCTGATCGATGCGGTGACGTACCGGCCCGACTGGCACTATCCGCTCCTGGCCGAGACGCGGGGTATCGCGCTCGAACGCCGGTGGCGCGATGCGCCGAACGACCTCGCGGCCTCGTGGTCGAGCTCCGTCGATCCGGAAGGCGGAACGCCCGGCCGGCCCAATTCGATCGCGCAGGAGCAGGCATCCGGATCGCCGCCGGCCGAGGGCCTCACGGTCGCGCCGTCCCCCTTTTCCCCGGACGGCGACGGCCACGACGATGCCGCGCTGCTGCGGGTCGCCTCGCTCGAGGCGCCGGCCGTCGTCCGGGCCCGCATCTTCGACAGCGAGGGCAACGCCGTGCGCCGGCTGGACACCGCGCGCCTCGCTGGCTTCGACACCACGCTGGCCTGGGACGGACGCGACGACGCCGGCGAGGTCGTGCGCATCGGGCTGTATATCGCCCTGGTGGACGTTTTTTATGCCGACCGCCGCGCCGGCCGCACGTACAAGGCGCCCGTCATCGTTGCGCGGCCGCTGGGAAAATGA
- a CDS encoding amidohydrolase, with protein sequence MSELQTLLQDPTTFSAFLVGTRRHLHQYPEVGFQEFETSRYIRDTLSAHGLDAVTSIATTGLYVDIVGALPGPKIGYRADIDALPIQDAKQKPYASRHAGVAHLCGHDVHTTVAIGIALWLNERRDDMRGTVRVFFQPNEEGAPSGAPVMIQDGVLDGLEAAYALHADPTLASGKIGLIKGPMTASSVRFHVEISSPSTGHSARPHETADTIWIATQILNLYYQLTGRVSDSRDATVLTACRIHAGDAYNVIPNYIEFGGTLRSTSIETSERIRLQMLHAAEEIAARYGAAARVTFDEGVPPVINDGRLVDLIARSIREHAGEQVIYQIPRPSMGAEDFANYQRHIPGAMVRLGTSCNAATSYPLHDAHFDVDESAMPFAIETLGNVLLDHLRYEPLKR encoded by the coding sequence ATGTCCGAACTGCAAACCCTTCTCCAGGACCCCACCACCTTCAGCGCGTTTCTCGTCGGCACACGCCGGCATCTGCATCAATACCCCGAGGTCGGATTCCAAGAATTCGAGACCAGCCGGTACATTCGCGACACCCTGTCCGCCCACGGGCTCGACGCAGTAACCTCCATCGCCACGACCGGACTCTACGTCGACATCGTCGGCGCTCTGCCCGGCCCGAAAATCGGCTACCGAGCGGATATCGACGCGCTGCCGATCCAGGACGCCAAACAAAAACCGTATGCGTCGCGCCACGCCGGCGTGGCCCATCTGTGCGGGCACGATGTCCACACGACCGTCGCGATCGGCATCGCGCTGTGGCTCAACGAACGGCGCGACGACATGCGCGGCACGGTGCGCGTGTTTTTCCAGCCGAACGAGGAAGGCGCCCCGTCGGGCGCCCCGGTGATGATCCAGGATGGCGTGCTCGACGGACTCGAAGCCGCCTATGCGCTGCACGCCGACCCTACCCTGGCCTCGGGTAAAATCGGGCTCATCAAGGGCCCGATGACGGCCTCGTCCGTCCGGTTTCACGTGGAGATCTCCAGCCCCAGCACCGGCCATTCGGCCCGCCCTCACGAGACCGCCGACACGATCTGGATCGCCACCCAGATCCTGAATCTCTATTACCAGTTGACGGGACGCGTGTCCGATTCGCGGGATGCGACGGTGCTGACAGCCTGCCGCATCCATGCCGGCGACGCCTACAACGTCATCCCCAACTACATCGAGTTCGGCGGGACGCTGCGGTCCACGAGCATCGAAACGAGCGAGCGCATCCGGCTCCAGATGCTCCATGCGGCCGAGGAAATCGCCGCGCGCTACGGCGCCGCGGCGCGCGTCACGTTCGACGAAGGCGTCCCTCCCGTCATCAACGACGGCCGGCTCGTCGATCTGATCGCCCGGTCCATCCGCGAACACGCCGGCGAGCAGGTCATCTACCAGATCCCCCGCCCCAGCATGGGCGCCGAGGACTTCGCCAACTACCAGCGCCACATCCCCGGCGCGATGGTCCGCCTCGGCACCTCGTGCAACGCCGCCACTTCCTACCCGCTTCACGACGCCCATTTCGACGTCGACGAATCGGCCATGCCGTTCGCCATCGAAACCCTCGGCAACGTCCTGCTGGATCATCTGCGCTACGAACCGCTGAAACGGTAA